In Cucurbita pepo subsp. pepo cultivar mu-cu-16 unplaced genomic scaffold, ASM280686v2 Cp4.1_scaffold000267, whole genome shotgun sequence, the following are encoded in one genomic region:
- the LOC111784722 gene encoding transcription factor RAX3-like, which produces MGRAPCCDKANVKKGPWSAEEDTKLKSYIEQHGTGGNWIALPQKIGLKRCGKSCRLRWLNYLRPNIKHGGFSEEEDKIICSLYLSIGSRWSIIAAQLPGRTDNDIKNYWNTRLKKKLFGKQRKEHQQQQQQQATRRGNALRHHGTMNRSNSWHQATITTCXQATRRGNALRHHGTMNKSNSAIPYWPQQQQLPVAPSYYNNMPSSDHINPIENLSKFGAQFMEQSVYNNNNVNGYGNGYYFPLLQGQSSSQMVDLENYDMGFDDPRRVLCGFEFVYGDHHNQLMGTSNSHGYEMGPLISSCPSNYEAMLQDLSTMTQEYDTHLKIMDSNAV; this is translated from the exons ATGGGGAGAGCTCCTTGTTGTGACAAAGCCAATGTCAAGAAAGGCCCATGGTCGGCTGAAGAAGACACCAAGCTCAAGTCTTACATTGAGCAACATGGAACTGGTGGGAACTGGATTGCTTTGCCTcaaaaaattg GCCTAAAGAGATGTGGAAAAAGTTGTCGATTGAGATGGCTGAATTATCTCCGTCCGAACATCAAGCATGGAGGTTTCtccgaagaagaagataaaatcaTTTGTAGTCTCTATCTTAGTATTGGAAgcag GTGGTCTATAATTGCAGCACAGTTACCAGGAAGAACGGATAACGACATAAAGAACTACTGGAACAcgaggttgaagaagaagctatTCGGGAAGCAAAGGAAAGagcatcaacaacaacaacaacaacaagcaACTCGTCGAGGAAACGCCCTAAGGCATCACGGGACGATGAACAGAAGCAATAGC TGGCACCAAGCTACTATAACAACATGCCNACAGGCAACTCGTCGAGGAAACGCCCTAAGGCATCACGGGACGATGAACAAAAGCAATAGCGCCATTCCTTATTGgcctcagcagcagcagctccCAGTGGCACCAAGCTACTATAACAACATGCCATCATCTGACCATATCAACCCAATTGAGAATTTGAGCAAATTTGGAGCTCAATTTATGGAACAAAGTGtgtacaacaacaacaatgtAAATGGATATGGAAATGGGTATTATTTTCCATTGCTTCAAGGGCAAAGCAGCAGCCAAATGGTGGATCTTGAGAATTATGACATGGGGTTTGATGATCCAAGAAGGGTTTTGTGTGGATTTGAGTTTGTGTATGGAGATCATCATAATCAGCTAATGGGTACTAGTAATAGCCATGGCTATGAAATGGGGCCTCTGATTTCTTCTTGCCCTTCAAATTACGAAGCAATGCTCCAAGATTTGTCAACCATGACTCAAGAATATGATACTCACTTGAAGATAATGGATAGCAATGCAGTTTGA
- the LOC111784718 gene encoding branched-chain amino acid aminotransferase 1, mitochondrial-like — MMIHRALFPRSLLSSSSWPRSCLSSSFSKVGGGCHGDASRAVSSMPEPCRSSPFSDDESRDIDWDSLGFGLLPTDYMYVMKCSEDENFERGQLSRYGNIELSPAAGVLNYGQGLFEGLKAYRKEDGGLLLFRPHQNALRMRTGAERMCMPSPSVEQFVDAVKQTAIANRRWVPPSGKGSLYLRPLLVGTGPVLGLAPAPEYTFLVYASPVRNYFKEDSGALNLYVETEFVRASRGGTGGVKTISNYAPALKAITRAKSRGFSDVLYLDSVNKRTLEEVSSCNIFLVKGNVISTPATSGTILPGVTRKSVIDIARNRGYEVEERAIDMDELFDAREVFCTGTAVGVAPVGSITCMDKRIEYQTGAGTTCQELYSTLVGIQTGTIEDKNGWTVEIS, encoded by the exons ATGATGATCCACAGAGCTCTCTTCCCCCGCTCGTTACTCTCCTCATCTTCTTGGCCTCGTTCTTGcctttcttcatctttctcaAAG GTTGGAGGCGGCTGCCATGGCGATGCGTCTAGGGCTGTATCTTCCATGCCGGAGCCTTGCCGGTCATCGCCGTTCAG CGATGATGAGAGCCGTGATATTGATTGGGATAGCCTTGGATTTGGGCTGTTGCCAACAGATTACatgtatgttatgaaatgCTCTGAAGATGAGAATTTCGAACGAGGTCAGCTGAGTCGTTATGGGAACATTGAGTTAAGCCCTGCTGCTGGGGTTCTAAATTATGGCCAG GGATTGTTTGAAGGTCTGAAAGCATATAGGAAAGAAGATGGAGGCCTTCTTCTCTTTCGTCCGCACCAAAATGCTCTTCGTATGAGGACCGGTGCCGAACGAATGTGTATGCCGTCGCCCTCCGTCGAACAATTTGTTGATGCTGTGAAGCAAACTGCCATTGCTAACCGGCGTTGG GTCCCTCCATCCGGGAAAGGATCATTATACCTGAGGCCTTTGCTCGTCGGGACTGGTCCCGTTCTCGGCTTGGCTCCGGCGCCTGAATATACTTTTCTTGTTTATGCTTCCCCTGTTCGCAACTATTTCAAG GAAGATTCAGGAGCCTTGAACCTATACGTCGAGACCGAGTTCGTTCGTGCATCTCGCGGTGGAACTGGAGGTGTGAAAACCATCTCAAATTATGCTCCA GCTTTAAAAGCTATCACCAGAGCCAAAAGTAGAGGCTTTTCTGATGTCTTATATCTTGATTCAGTGAATAAGAGAACTCTGGAGGAAGTTTCTTCTTGCAACATTTTTCTTGTCAAG GGAAATGTTATATCGACTCCTGCTACAAGTGGAACGATTCTTCCAGGAGTAACCCGGAAAAGCGTCATCGATATAGCCCGTAATCGTGGTTACGAG GTTGAGGAACGGGCTATCGACATGGATGAACTGTTCGACGCTCGTGAAGTTTTCTGCACGGGAACTGCTGTCGGTGTGGCCCCTGTTGGCAGCATCACTTGTATGGATAAAAG GATTGAGTACCAAACAGGTGCTGGGACAACATGTCAAGAACTATACTCAACTCTTGTTGGGATTCAAACTGGAACCATCGAGGATAAGAATGGCTGGACTGTTGAGATCTCTTAA